tactataatataagaattttagcttacaattgcgtttctcgaccatttctgtagagtcaaagttgaccgaaggttgaaatttttgcacttatcgttatttatatgaaaatatttcaaaactgataaaagctacaatcatgagtatttttttgttgtattttacataaaattgcgtacattttcatatataatacttcatgtaaaggataatttaaaatggtgcaaaaattatgtcaaagtgacgaaataatttccgagatgtgtcactgatactttttagtgcgataagaaagaaattcgtgcttgcgcgcctgcgtagcgattgtaaacaaaacaacgccttgatccgtgaactcccagcatcccccaaggcgcgtgatacaaaagttttcggctggtaggcctataagtatttttccgcgaatttttaaaaaaacttttttgagccgacgtatgatacgtccaatcggcatacgtgagacattttgactcgacgtttaatacatccaatcggcgtaagagggttaaactacTAAATACGTAGTAGTGCCTTTACGGCATTCAGTGAGTCCATCTTCACCACACCCATAGACATTGCAATTGTTGTTGGGTTGTATGAGTTAGAGAATGCTAAATCAAGGGACAATAATTGATACAAGAAGCACAAAAGGCAGCTCTTCAAATGTGATTGTTTTGTTAACCGCAATAATTGATATTCGAGAAGCATTAGTATATTGAAAACTACTTGGTAATTTGGAAATTGGTCAGAGGGTAACTAGATTGCAAAGTTTATTTATTGCCAGCTCCTTAAAAACTGAATGAACATGCTCCAgtgtcatattctctctctctctcaatcaagcaATCAAATGCAATGGTGCAGTGAATAGAATTGGAAAACGTAAACTTCATTATAATCATATTTAGTTATCCACCCAGATGAGTGGTTTCAAGTATTTAAGACTTAGTGCGGGGTGGGCATTGCGACATAGGCGTTCTTTGTTAACATTCAATTGAGGAAAGCAATGAGCGGTTTCAAGTATTTAAGACTTATTGCATGGTGGATAGTGTTACATAGGTGCTCTTTGTTAACGTTCAGTGAAGGAAAGCAGGCAGGCATTTCATCGGTGCATTTGCAGCAATATTTCCTGCAGTACATTTGTTTGTTAGCTTCCAATACCACTGTACTTGCAGGAGTGTATGGCGATGTACAACGCGTCAAGATTCTATTCAGTGAGAAGGATAATGCCCTGATTCAGATGTCTGAACCTCATCAGACGCAGTTAGGTATGGTATTTTTTGAGCTTCAAGATCATATTAATGTGCCATGTCTTGACCCTAAATTGCCGTGAGTGCATATGGAGTGCACACAGTTCTTGAAAGTCAAGGAACTtactgttttctatttttgtAGCTATTTCACACTTGGACAAGATGAAAGCCTGGGGCAAGCAAATTCGTGTTGCTTTGAGGAAACATCAGACAGTGCAGTTACCCAAGGAAGGTCAGCCAGATGCTGGTCTCACTAAGTATTACAGCAACTCTCCTCTGCACCGTTTCAAGAAGCCAGGCTCCAAGAATTATCAGGTTGGTTTGCACAGGTCTTTCTTTCCTTGGTGGTTTTTAATGATACTAGTTTcatctatttttaatgatttgtCTAAGTTTGAAGGAGCCATCCAAATGGGGAAAGCTTAGTTTTGCTGAAATGGATAATGTAGTTGTTAGAAGTTTGTGTATTGGTATGGCCTGAAATTGAGACGTCATAAGCATGAAGTGTCATTTCAGTCAATAAAAATAGTATGTAAAGATAGTGTGTGTAAAATTTGGTGTAATTCCTCTTCTTTTCCAGAATATTTATCCTCTTAGTGCTACCTTGCATCTGTCCAACATCCCACCCACTGTAGAAGAGGAGCAGATCAAGGATGCGTTTAGTTTAGCAGGGTGTGAAGTGAAGGCTTTCGAGTTCTTCCCGCAAGTGATATTTCTGTTCTTCAAGTCATGTTGATGTTGGTCTGTGTGAAGCTAGATACTGATAATGGTGTCTGCACCAGTTTTGATTAAATACTTTGGTTTCATAGCATGAAatttatgcattttcatttcctttataaaaaaaagtaccatGCACACTTCCCTCCTTTACTTGAGATTTAGAGGAAAGGTTGTTCTGGAGATTGGTAATTTTTCATATGTCATATTTTTATCTTAATCATGGCACggcttctttttatatttcagtaaGAACAGAAAAATGGCCCCATATTCAGCTGGGATCAGTCGAAGAAGCTATTTCTGCCCTAGTTGCAAGTACTCTTCATCTAGTGTTCTTTGGACATAGTGATAACATTGATACACCTCATACATTATTGGATAATTATGGGTAGTAAACAATTATTAGCTATGATTATTTTTTACTGCTGTTATATGAACCTTTTTGTGCACATTGGAAGTACTAAAGCCCTTTCTTTTCCCCCCCAGAAAATGCACAACTTCCAACTGAGTGATTCATCCCACCTACGTACATGGGAGTGTCAGCAAGAGCACCATCTAGACAACCCATGTGGAAGTGAATGGGCCAGGGATCAGAATGCCCGTAGGGGCTCCATATTCCAGGAGCATGTATACCTGGGGATAGGAAAAATATGGATCCAAAGGAAGATGATCCCACTTGTCAGTTATAGTTGGAACTGACCTTTCTTAATTTAGGGCATGGCATTTTAAATAGTAATAACTAGCTTAACTAAATGTTACACTTAAAGGAGGCAGGACCcagaaatattaaaaagtgagagagaagagctgattccataaaaaaatgtttaagacttaatg
This region of Macrobrachium nipponense isolate FS-2020 chromosome 25, ASM1510439v2, whole genome shotgun sequence genomic DNA includes:
- the LOC135199264 gene encoding polypyrimidine tract-binding protein 3-like, with the protein product MSEPHQTQLAISHLDKMKAWGKQIRVALRKHQTVQLPKEGQPDAGLTKYYSNSPLHRFKKPGSKNYQNIYPLSATLHLSNIPPTVEEEQIKDAFSLAGCEVKAFEFFPQVIFLFFKSC